A single region of the Raphanus sativus cultivar WK10039 chromosome 1, ASM80110v3, whole genome shotgun sequence genome encodes:
- the LOC108833767 gene encoding SNF2 domain-containing protein CLASSY 3-like — MDWTIGSRIKQRNKERLEEVMKMKPAEEEAPLPSRRKRKRRRRRRDHDSDIEDITETYNNDNNNNLPTDVTQNVSSGDVRRRRRRRRKDHDSDIEDITETYFNDLPPAADSAVEVNDNNNNVTAAPEVTERKGKDHDSDLEDVTETYYNNLPADVSAAEVNENNNYQNDHDADLVDITVTYAKSLAAEVTDGKNFPAEVTDNDSSGGVRRAESEQNMEEEGLFSVRVVDVDMSVPGPSGLSIMEKLSDVVLALNVSKTVPNSSQLCDDENLVVDMIKSVPGSSGLSTKEKVPDEVLDLDVVIKSVPSSSESSIKQKLCDEIMDVIRSAASSSGLSIKEKLSEEILDVDVVKSVPKLSEEILDVDVVKSVPKLSDEDLDKGVIKSVPISSASSNKENESLNSDVVKSVSSSSGSEEDTCVKDKCSSEVRGLGVAKPVPAEIEIISDSESETKVRHSAKKKLSFAECSRVLDSTSESSEEEGTSEGNNNAKDDVTVESLSSSSSSSSDSSSSSSSSSSSSSEDEVSSKEVCGDTDDDDHFRKGSSPIGKVSGVGRKPLGRYKRAGPCSITPRKQFHKIRKLNPPEEDDEEDTFQVKPKEFKRIQKSNRQEEQEEEDRFQAKPRKEDKRIQKFNLQEEEEDRFQAKPRKEDKRIQKFNLQEEEEDRFQDKPRNEDKRIQKFHCPEEEEEQQHREVERETKQHRSLVFNCAHCGKENTGVLDSDNSIFRPHAITRCEDADGYDDDLNKDDYVPVNNTGKEPEKPSTSRPEAENPKTGKEVIPPPAARISTSRPETVKAKEIQAPEMPSRPELQFSLKTRMPVTATEGLATPALVNEPVDNESASSISSGEDSGYDSEPSLKEKEAVKSSSNPGWRMMDGSRKEVDLFRLLVNSVRENDRLSEEEEEENDVQVSSPEDQSEEQDVRRYDDDGLLIIRPPPLLELFDVGESQTPPVTSEAQIEEDKMWEEMDFYTKSNEADLQLHSEIEKEISADESTEAACRKGNHELCLDLEIGLKCIHCCFVLTEIRGLDVSEWGERNASGRRKNDRSEEEGNSFTGNLDFEANGENNLKEGCEYTEGTVWDKIPGVKSEMYPHQQEGFEFIWRNLAGTIMLNELQDFENSEETGGCIMSHAPGTGKTRLTIIFLQAYLECFPNCKPVIIAPASLLLTWAEEFKKWNISIPFHNLSSLEFTGRENPAALRLLMQKNSSARSTNEIRMVKIYSWIKSKSILGISYNLYEKLAGAKDEGKKTKKGKAVKPDKELEDIREILMGMPGLLVLDEAHTPRNQRSCIWKTLSKVETQKRILLSGTPFQNNFLELGNVLGLARPKYLERLMSTLKKSGMTVTKRGKRALGEEVNNRGIEELKAVMLPFVHVHKGSILQKSLPGLRECVVVLNPPDLQRKVLESIEVTHNQKTKNVFETEHKLSLVSVHPSLVSHCKLTGKEKQTIDEALLAQLKKVRLDPNQSVKTKFLMEFIKLCVVIKEKVLVFSQYIDPLKLIMKHLVNWFKWTEGEEVLYMHGKLEQKQRQTLINEFNDPKSKAKVLLASTKACSEGINLVGASRVILLDVVWNPAVERQAISRAYRIGQKRIVYTYHLVAKGTPEGTKYCKQAQKDRISELVFACSSRPDKGKEKIAEAVTEDKVLDTMVKHLKLGDMFDNLIVQPKEADLVEGFSILMP; from the exons ATGGATTGGACTATCGGTTCAAGAATCAAACAAAGGAACAAAGAGCGTCTTGAAGAAGTGATGAAGATGAAACCGGCAGAGGAAGAGGCTCCCCTGCCTTCTCGCCGGAAAAGAAagcggagaagaagaagaagggaccATGATTCCGACATTGAAGATATCACCGAGACTTACAAcaacgacaacaacaacaatctcCCTACCGATGTAACTCAAAACGTCTCCTCTGGTgatgtaagaagaagaagaagaagaaggcgaaAGGACCATGACTCAGACATTGAAGACATCACAGAGACTTACTTCAACGATCTCCCTCCTGCTGCTGATTCGGCTGTTGAAGTGaatgacaacaacaacaatgtcACTGCTGCTCCTGAAGTGActgaaagaaaaggaaaggaCCACGACTCCGACCTTGAAGACGTCACGGAGACTTACTACAACAATCTCCCTGCTGATGTCTCTGCTGCTGAAGTGAATGAAAACAACAACTACCAAAATGACCATGACGCCGACCTTGTAGATATCACAGTGACTTACGCCAAAAGTCTTGCTGCTGAAGTAACTGACGGGAAGAATTTCCCTGCCGAGGTAACTGATAACGATTCCTCTGGTGGTGTAAGAAGAGCCGAGTCTGAACAGAACATGGAGGAGGAGGGTTTGTTTAGCGTTAGGGTTGTGGATGTAGACATGTCAGTTCCAGGACCCTCTGGGTTGAGTATAATGGAGAAGTTGTCTGATGTGGTTTTGGCTTTGAATGTGTCTAAAACAGTTCCGAACTCTTCCCAGTTGTGTGACGACGAGAATCTTGTTGTAGATATGATCAAATCAGTTCCAGGATCCTCTGGGTTGAGTACAAaggagaaggtgcctgatgaggTTTTAGATTTAGATGTGGTGATCAAGTCAGTTCCTAGCTCCTCTGAGTCAAGTATTAAGCAGAAGTTGTGTGATGAGATTATGGATGTGATTAGATCAGCTGCAAGCTCCTCAGGGTTAAGCATTAAGGAGAAGTTATCTGAGGAGATTTTGGATGTGGATGTGGTCAAATCAGTTCCAAAGTTGTCTGAGGAGATTCTGGATGTGGATGTGGTCAAGTCAGTTCCGAAGTTGTCTGATGAGGATTTGGATAAGGGTGTGATCAAGTCTGTTCCCATCTCCTCTGCGTCAAGTAACAAGGAGAATGAGAGTTTGAACTCGGATGTGGTCAAATCTGTTAGCAGCTCCTCAGGGTCAGAAGAGGACACATGTGTGAAGGACAAGTGTTCCTCTGAGGTTAGAGGATTGGGAGTTGCAAAACCAGTTCCTGCTGAGATAGAGATCATTTCAGATTCTGAGTCTGAAACCAAAGTGAGACATTCAGCCAAGAAGAAGCTTTCTTTTGCGGAGTGTAGCAGAGTGTTAGACTCTACCAGTGAAAGCAGCGAGGAGGAAGGAACTAGTGAAGGCAATAATAACGCTAAAGATGATGTAACCGTGGAGTCTttgtcttcatcatcatcttcatcttcagactcatcttcatcttcctcctcctcctcttcttcctctagtGAAGATGAAGTCAGTTCAAAGGAGGTATGTGGAGATACGGATGATGATGATCATTTTAGAAAGGGCAGTTCACCAATCGGGAAAGTATCTGGAGTGGGAAGGAAGCCTTTGGGAAGGTATAAAAGAGCTGGTCCTTGTTCAATCACGCCTAGAAAACAGTTTCACAAGATTCGGAAACTAAACCCtccagaagaagatgatgaagaagatacaTTTCAAGTCAAGCCTAAAGAGTTCAAAAGGATTCAGAAGTCTAACCGccaagaagaacaagaagaagaagataggtTTCAAGCCAAGCCTAGAAAAGAGGACAAGAGGATTCAGAAGTTTAAcctccaagaagaagaagaagataggtTTCAAGCCAAGCCTAGAAAAGAGGACAAGAGGATTCAGAAGTTTAatctccaagaagaagaagaagataggtTTCAAGACAAGCCTAGAAATGAGGACAAGAGGATTCAGAAGTTCCACTGccctgaagaagaagaggaacaacAACACAGAGAAGTTGAAAGAGAAACAAAGCAGCATAGAAGTTTGGTGTTCAATTGTGCTCACTGTGGCAAAGAGAATACAGGAGTCCTTGATTCAGACAACTCCATCTTCAGACCGCATGCTATTACAAGATGTGAAGATGCTGATGGTTATGATGATGATCTGAACAAAGATGATTATGTTCCTGTCAACAACACCGGGAAAGAGCCTGAGAAGCCCTCCACATCCAGACCTGAAGCTGAGAATCCAAAGACAGGAAAAGAAGTGATACCACCACCTGCAGCGAGGATATCCACATCAAGACCTGAAACTGTGAAAGCAAAAGAGATCCAAGCTCCTGAGATGCCTTCAAGACCTGAGTTGCAGTTTTCACTGAAAACAAGGATGCCGGTTACAGCTACAGAAGGACTAGCTACGCCTGCTTTGGTGAATGAACCAGTGGATAATGAGTCTGCTTCTTCTATCAGCTCTGGAGAGGACTCTGGATATGATTCTGAGCCTTCACTAAAAGAGAAAGAAGCCGTCAAGTCTAGTAGCAACCCGGGTTGGAGAATGATGGATGGGAGCCGTAAAGAAGTTGATCTTTTCAGGCTTCTTGTGAACTCTGTTAGGGAGAATGATCGGTtaagcgaagaagaagaagaagaaaatgacgTACAGGTTTCTTCACCTGAAGACCAATCTGAAgaacaagatgtaagaagatatgatgatgatggacTCCTAATCATCAGGCCACCACCCTTGTTAGAGTTGTTTGACGTGGGGGAATCTCAAACACCACCTGTGACTTCTGAGGCTCAGATAGAGGAAGATAAGATGTGGGAAGAAATGGATTTTTACACTAAATCAAACGAAGCTGATCTCCAGCTTCATTCAGAG attgAGAAAGAGATATCAGCTGATGAAAGTACAGAAGCAGCTTGTAGAAAAGGGAATCACGAACTTTGTCTAGATCTTGAGATCGGTTTGAAGTGCATCCACTGCTGCTTTGTTTTGACAGAGATCAGAGgccttgatgtatctgaatgg GGAGAGAGGAACGCAAGTGGAAGGAGAAAGAATGATAGATCTGAAGAGGAAGGAAACAGCTTCACTGGGAACCTTGATTTTGAAGCTAACGGCGAGAACAACTTAAAGGAAGGATGTGAATATACTGAAGGGACTGTTTGGGATAAGATCCCTGGTGTCAAGTCTGAGATGTACCCTCACCAGCAAGAGGGTTTTGAGTTTATCTGGAGGAACTTGGCCGGTACTATTATGTTGAACGAGCTCCAGGACTTTGAGAACAGCGAGGAGACTGGAGGATGCATCATGTCACATGCTCCAGGGACAGGGAAAACTCGCCTCACCATCATCTTCCTTCAGGCCTACTTGGAATGCTTTCCTAATTGCAAACCTGTGATCATTGCTCCTGCGAGCTTGCTTCTCACGTGGGCAGAGGAGTTTAAGAAGTGGAACATAAGCATCCCTTTTCATAATCTCAGCAGCTTGGAGTTTACTGGAAGAGAGAACCCAGCTGCGCTCAGACTTTTGATGCAGAAGAACTCCAGCGCTAGAAGCACGAATGAGATAAGGATGGTTAAGATATACTCTTGGATCAAATCAAAGAGCATACTAGGGATCAGTTACAACCTCTATGAGAAGCTTGCGGGAGCTAAAGACGAGGGCAAGAAGACAAAGAAAGGGAAAGCAGTGAAACCAGACAAAGAGCTAGAGGATATAAGAGAGATACTTATGGGGATGCCTGGACTGCTGGTTCTTGACGAGGCACACACGCCTAGGAACCAGAGAAGCTGTATATGGAAAACACTGTCCAAAGTGGAGACACAGAAACGGATCTTGCTCTCTGGAACACCTTTCCAGAACAACTTCTTGGAGCTTGGCAATGTCTTGGGGCTTGCAAGGCCTAAGTATCTAGAGAGGCTCATGTCCACACTCAAGAAGAGTGGCATGACTGTCACCAAACGAGGGAAgagagctttgggagaggaagtaAACAACCGTGGGATAGAGGAGCTTAAGGCTGTTATGTTACCCTTTGTGCATGTTCACAAAGGAAGCATTCTTCAGAAGAGCCTCCCTGGTTTGAGAGAGTGTGTTGTGGTGCTGAACCCGCCTGATCTGCAGAGGAAAGTCCTGGAGTCCATTGAGGTCACACACAACCAGAAAACGAAGAATGTCTTTGAGACAGAACACAAGCTCTCTCTGGTCTCAGTCCATCCTTCTCTCGTCTCTCACTGCAAACTCACCGGGAAAGAAAAACAGACCATCGACGAGGCCCTGCTTGCTCAGCTAAAGAAGGTGAGGCTTGACCCAAACCAAAGCGTGAAAACAAAGTTCCTCATGGAGTTTATCAAGCTGTGTGTGGTGATTAAGGAGAAAGTGCTGGTCTTCAGTCAATACATTGACCCGCTGAAACTGATTATGAAGCATTTGGTCAACTGGTTCAAGTGGACTGAAGGGGAAGAAGTGTTGTACATGCACGGCAAACTCGAGCAGAAGCAGAGACAGACCTTGATCAACGAGTTCAACGATCCTAAATCAAAGGCCAAGGTGCTGTTAGCTTCAACGAAAGCATGCTCTGAAGGGATCAATCTTGTAGGAGCATCAAGGGTGATTCTCTTGGATGTTGTCTGGAACCCTGCGGTTGAGAGACAGGCCATAAGCCGTGCCTACAGAATCGGACAGAAGAGGATTGTCTACACGTACCATTTGGTTGCAAAGGGAACTCCGGAGGGGACAAAGTACTGTAAGCAAGCGCAGAAGGATAGGATCTCAGAGCTGGTGTTTGCGTGTTCCTCAAGACCTGATAAGGGGAAAGAAAAGATTGCTGAAGCTGTGACTGAGGATAAAGTTTTGGACACTATGGTGAAGCATCTGAAGCTTGGGGATATGTTTGACAACCTCATTGTTCAACCAAAGGAAGCTGATCTAGTTGAAGGTTTCAGCATCCTTATGCCATGA